The window GCCTCCACCATCTGCCAAGAGATCAAATGTTAAAATGGAAAGTACTGACATTACACAATTCCGATTTGACCAAAACAAATTAGGAAAATCTGTGTCCAAAATGTTATGATTTTTGCTGACCTCTGCCGAACTTAGCAAAGCTAAATTCAGCCAGCATGAATGATTAACTAGTTGatattttttcagttttttcagCTTTGTGCGATCAAGTCTTGGATGTTATGAGTCAAACCTTGGTCTTGAACTGCCTATTAAAACGTCTTCTGTCCACTTCATCATCGTCCTCACTGAAGCCTTCAAAGTCATCCTCGCTGTCCGACTGGCTGAAGAGACAAGCCAGCtcggcagtaataaacttggacTTGAAATGCAGCGCCTTGACAAAGACATTAAATGTGCCATGAGAAATTCAAGTGAACACCAAAGGAAGCTTCTCATCCATTTCTCCCTTAACATTAAATGGTAGCTTAACTAAAACTGTATTTTTGAGTACTGTGAACACAGTTTTACAACATGATATGAATAATTTCTTAAAATTCAGAGCTTTGTTGTTTGACAATGACCAATCTTATTTGTGGGAGTAATACagtaacacacacatacaaaatgacttttttaggTTTTTGTCACAAATTTCGAGAGCGTGTACTCACTTGTGTTAACCACAGTACACAGAACTGGGTTTTAACGTCAGCAACAAACATCATCAGGTGAAGAAACGATGTAAAAATATCCATTACTGCCCTCAAAACTCTGTTCTTTACTATAGTCTGCTCAACATTTAACAACAGAGACACAATTGTggctcacccttttttttttcaccgaaGAATGGGAAAGTTACAATTCATTCGACACACAAAGAGTTGTCGTTTCCGACGTTAAACAGTGAGCAACCccaacaaaagtgtttaaaagaaATTACCTTTGACTCGAGTGCCATTTTGTCGTCGTTTAAGTGCGAATCTATAAAGAATACAACTTTTGtctttaggaaattacaacagAAGGGAGTCGAAATGGATTTAAACATGGAGATGGATAAATGGATTAGCCGTAGATCCAGGTGCGTTCTGGCAGGTTGCAACGTTACTTTTTATGGATATATAATTCGACGTCTGTAGCAGTACACTTAGCAATTATTAATTATAGTTTTATGTTTCTAATTGCAGCTATTAATTGAATTCTTTGGAACATTTTACTGCATTAAAAGAGGTTGTCGGTTTGCAACACTCCTCTTTTTTCATCGAATGGTACAGTCTGATGTATCGCGCGAAAGTTGATTGGGCGTGACCTATGCCGGATGTGTCATCgtagattttttggggggattatAATTATTAAAATCCAACAAATTTAGAGCTATGAAATTACTTGCAATTTATTTTACCTCCCCATTACTGAAGTTctggtaaaataatattgtAGTGGAACATGTATTTATTTCACGCCACAAAATACTGTTCACTAAAGCAACGCCATGCGCACAGTCAGGGGCGGTCCTTGCTTGAATGACATCTTGGTCAAAGACCCCCTTCGGTCACCCCCTAACATTTAAGGCTCACTTTTACACTTTTATTCTATTGACTTAATTGCAAAGATTCACAAGAGACCTGATTTCACATAAAACCTATAATTTATTAATTTCAGTTAAAATGTCCACATAGTAAAACACCTCTATAGAAAAGACATGTGGCTTCACTTCAGAACATCAGGTGTACATGAATGTATTGCTTTGTggttcacttttcttttttgcctgaccatttgaaacaaataaataaaaagtacatAGGCATAAATTTACACATATTACATAAGTACAAAGCCTTCAACATGCCCTCCCTTGGATTGTGTTTATTCTTTTGGATCATGCAAACAGGTTTCTAACAATGGTGCTTTAAGGGAAACGAATTGTCACACTGAGGAGACAGAATTGAATGCCTCCAGGAGAGGACCATCATCTCTAGTGTAGCTCCTCTGGCGTCCTCGGGTGGCGACAATAAAATGTTTCAGCGCCTCTCAGAATAATGCCAGGTCCATAATAATCGTCATCACTAGTCGAACAAATTTGACATAAAAGTAGAACGTGTTACGAGTGAGACAAAACTAGGTGACTATTACTGACAGAATATAATGAACGGACACTTCACAACTATAAAGAGTGTGCAACTGTCAATTGCCTAACTCGTAATCTCCTACTAGTATGCCAAAGTTGGAGGGCTAAACTAGTATATGGACCTTCAGAACGGAACTCTTGAGCATAACAGTTGTCCACACTAGCAATCCATAAATAAACAGGGTATTAGGGAATAACTAATACCACAATGTAACTGCATTTTAACACATCAcgtggagtgtgtgtgtttgtaaagaATTACATCAACTACCTCCGCAAGCTCTTTCTAGGTTTACAGTCAGCAAAACACAACAGCAAAGAATGCTAAAGGTATCTTCTCAAGTCATTGTTTCCCAAATAATGCTGGATGGTTTTATCTACAgttgaatgtaaacaaaaattCTATTTGCAACACGACCCTTTGAGTGTATCCTTGAGAAGATCTAACAACTTGTTCCAGGTTCTTTTCCAACTTTGGAAAGTGTCTTCTAATTGTTTTTGGCATTAAAATTTCTTTGACATCCATTTGACTTGctatgaaaatacaaatatcCAAAACGCATACAAAACATTATCTTTACATATTGATGATAATACATGCTTTATGTTTTCAATCAGACACATTTCAGGAACATTAATACAATCTAGTGAGGTCCAATGCACagcataaaaagtctacaccccccTCTTCAAAGTTTTATAATTAATAAACATAAATATTTCACAATCAAACTCATGTTAAATGGTGTTGGCTGCGTGCCGACTCATTTAACATGGGTTTAATTGTAATTGGTTAATACTCAAGCGAGCCacataagagggtgtgcacacttgcgcAAATACATTATCTCAATTGTCAAAAATAAAGCGCACTTAACATTTGAATAGGCATGTGTAGACTTTCTACCAACTGTAATAGCAGTTTCAAAAATTCAGTCTCCATCAGGATTAATTTGTTCAATTTTGATCAACAGTCAAAGTATTTATTCAAGCGTTgctgttttaaatattttggtAACCTAGTTTGGCAACACAAGAAGAAAACCACATTGGATGTGCGATAAACATCTTTTTAAACCAGTTTGACAGTGGAGTTGGAACAAGCATTGTTAGCAGAggcagtaaaacatttgatacaATTATTGAACGTATTGCTTATCAGGCATCTACTTTCTAAAATGTTGCGCTGATGAACAACAAAAACAGGTCCCTCTGAAATTGCAACAGTGATCCTATGTGGGTCAATCTGAACCGAGTAAACCTATTTGACGGAGCAATCTGCACCTCGACGTTATTTGATAAGGTTGTTTCCATAGCAATATCAGGCGAGGTGAGAGGCCTCTCGATCAAGCTCGTTGAATTGCGAGATGAGTCATACTTGCTTCAAAAGGGACACAATGATCTAATTAAGAGAAAAATAGATTTTGTAGTGTTTTGGTGCCACAGGGGACTCCGTGTGACATTTGACAGAAATGATGTATAGGTCCATATGTGCAGGTAATGATGTTGTCAAGTCTATCTATTCATACGTAGAACCTAGTTCGGTGAGAAAAGTGCATAACACATGCATGGAAACAAGTAAAGCCCATAATTGCACAAACAATAGTTGTCGCGCATTCAGGAGAACTTGTGGTTTAAGTCAGTCAGTGCGTTCCTGTACGCTATTAAAGTGGCACTCCCTGCGTTAACAGTTTAACACGTGGCCAAAGGTCAAAATGTGGAGGTATGTTTGATGAATGCTTCAACACTGACTTGTCTCTTGCACGAGAAACGACAAAAATAAACACCTAGCAGTCGTGACAAGATCCTGAACAAACTTGTCGATACCCTAAAATATGAAGGTGACATCGTGTTGTCGCAAATTATGGTTGCAAACGCATGAAACTCTTCAAtaggcatatttttttttttttgtgtgtgtgtgtgtaactgaAATGACGAGGCCATCGAGTCGCCGTTGACCTACTGATGCAacagcacaaacaaaaagaacattCCACCTGGTTGACAGGCTCATAAATAACCAAATGCTCATCACAAATAAATGTCATATTTAGTCCAATAGATACTGTACAGCGTAATTACATCCTTCTCTCGTGGGTCAACTTGGCACCTCTACTGGTGGTTAGTTactgtgcatgtgtgagtgtgtgacgTTTGCTTGTTCAGCGTCCTtgaatgtcacacacacatatcagTGCTTGCCTTATCGCAACAGTGCCGTGCTACTTCTCTGTGTCCGTGAAGGGGGGACTAAGCCCGCGGTTCTAGTTTGTGGGACAGCTCAAAGAGCGTCTGCTGATTGTCAATGATGTGCAGGTAGTGAACGCTCGCCCTCAACTCTGCGCTGTCCACGCCGATCACCTCATTGCCTGCCACACAAATGAACACTTTGTCGCAAAATATCAAATGTTATCCTTAGTGGAGgactggaacagattaatgtcatttttattcatttcaatggggaaagatgatttgagaaaaCCATTGTTAGTTAGAGTCATAAAAGGCATGCACAGATGAGTTCAGATCGAATGAACCAAACTTTTTCTCCTCACCTGTTTGCTCGCTTTGGCAGTGTCGAATCATTCGAACGGTGTCTGCGATCATATGCTGTCGGTGTAGAGAAAGATGTCGGTGTCACCCCCTGGCTAACTTTTTGAACTTCGATTTGCAGCAGTCGCGTGTATACGACAATCAGAGGCAGTTTGGAGAAGACACGTAAGGAAACTCACCAACTTCTCAAAGTTCACCAGGTTGTCATGGAAGGTCTTATTGCCCTCGTGGATAAAGGTGATATCTAGAGGAGCAGATTAAAAGTGAATTTCAGTTATTTATTACAACTATTTAATAAATGGGCTTAATAAATGATTACCTTTCAAGAGTAGGGGCATAAAAGGGATCTTTGGAGGTTTCATTCTCTTAAAAGCTTCTCTGTAGGCTTTGTGGTTAAGAGACGGATCCTGGAAGAGGAGAAGCACAAATGAAAGTGAGATGACAATCGAATCCAGACTGAATAACGAGAGCGTTTTGTCCTCACTGTGATCAGCTCCAACTCCGCAAAAAGCTTCTTGAACTTCCCGGGACATttctaacaaaacaaaacgacaaCAAATGAGATGGAAAATACAAAGCAAGAGCGCAAATCCACACTCACCTCCCAGGTTTGGTTGAGTCGACTCACGGCCGCCGTATTGAGGCCCATGATGATGGCGAAAGCGGAGTTCAAATTCCTCTGAGCTTTGCAACTAGCGTAACACACAAAACATTTCGACACGGTTCCAAAACCATTATCAAGATTGTGCGTCCTTACTGAGCAGCGATCTTAATGAACTTTTTGAGCAGCTGCACTCTCTTGTTGAGCGACGTGCACATGAGGACCTCAGACATGACCCACTGCTGGACCTCGTTGCAGCGCTGCAGCAAGACGGAGAGCGCGGCGGTGTGGCCCCCGCCGGGAACGCGCCTCAGGGTGTAGTAGACCAGCTCTTGCTGCGTGACCACACATTAGCTTAGTCAGCAAAATGTCGTGTATGGCAATTGCTGCAGGTGTTGATAGACGGTGTCCAACAAATCAGTTTTATACCTCGTGGATGGACTTGAAGAGGGTCCAGTCCAGGTGTGTGAGAGCCGCGGCCACGTCCCACGTGTTGATCCCCAAAAGGCGCACAGGCCTCCGACTGAGCTCGGCGCTGTCCGTTAAAGAAGGCTGCAAACGGGAAAGGACGATTGTGTTGAGTGTATCTGTATGAAAGTCAAACATGATGGATTTTTTTGCCATACCAAGATCTCAGCCAGATCTCTGCGACAGACGACAAGCTTTCCCTGCGGGGTCAGAGACTCTGAATACACACAGTCGCTGGGCTGTAACATCCTGCGCTCTGCAGACGCAAACACAATCAGAGACAATTTCAACAATCGCACGCAGGAGAGAAGAGAAGAAATGTGTGGTGTAGGGATTTTCGGCACTCTGCCTGTTTACCTCCAGTGTGGGAGACCACAGCAAGCACCATGTCCTCTTCTGACCTGTCCATCTTCAGTCTCACGATTCTTAGCAGCTCGTGGGCCTCCAGCGAGGGATGCGTGTGGACGCTCAGGTAGGAATCGGTGCTTACGTAAACGCAGCAAATAACTGGAAGATGCACGACACAGAGACGTTTTTAatgtttttcctccccccccaaaaaagaagcaAAGTGACTTTTACCTTCTCTTATCTCACATTGTGAACTGCGAAGTTGCAAACAGTTTTCCTTCAAACTCAACTGCTGGTGCATTTGTTTGCTCTGAAAGCAAAAACAGCAAGTCAACTTCTGCGACTCAAAGgctgagattttacaaaaaaaaaaaaaaaaaattatgacacTTATTGAACGGCACTCCTCTTACCTTTTGGTTTGGTGGACAGTCATCCACTGTGCTGGAATCAAACATGCAAGCAGTGAGGAGGGGATGCATCACGCAACTAACACAAGCAATTGCACTTACTGTCTACGACGCAGAAGCTTCTGGAACTCTTTGAGGTCTTTCTCAAGCGTCGGGAACTCGTACAGATCTTCTAGGACACACCTGTAAAGAGTCTAACAGAGCAAGAGTGTTCATTCGGACTGTTTTGTAAAAAGAGTTACGACATAAATAAGATGGTCAATTAGTATTCATTAATAATATTAACTAATTTAAGGGGTTACAAAATAGCCCCGCCTGTCATTGTCATTGGACCCCCATCGCCTCCCATTCTAGAGTCTCATTTCTCTGTTACTAGGCAACTATCGCCTTGGTTGCACACTATACGCGATTATACCCATGCCAACCCTCGCACTTtggtttccatagcaacacAGGGATGAAGCCGCCAGGTTACATCGGGACAAATCCTGTTATTTGGCAAGTCTAAATGAACGTGGAGTTATTCACAGACGGGACATGACGTTGTTCATGGCGTGCGTCTGTCAGATTGTGGAACGTGAACTATTCAGTGTGTACCTTCATGAAACCCCGAACATGCTCCTCCTCCTTGAGGAAGTCCTTGTAGAGTCGGCTCCAGTGTGACACCAACTGCAGAACCTTGCGCTTCCTGAAGAGGGTATCCTTGCACTCCTCCTGGCCCCTGCTGCGTGCACTGCTATAGGTGAGGACAGGAGTCAAGGTGACAACATCCAGATGTGGCAGattttgtgtgcatttgcaTTGAAGGATATTGTCCCAGGAGAGCCTGACAGAGGTCAGAGGTGGACATGAAGACCAGGTAGGTTAACAGGAAGTCATCCAACAGCATTTCTGAAGCAGGACAAACACCTCATTAGCCACATTTTGGGATTATGCTCTTGGTTATCACGCATCACATTATTAACctcagttttgattgacacctTTGGTTGATCAATTTGTTCTACTCTACCAAATCACCCAAAAGGAACTTGCTTTTCTGATTTATGGCTACAGGTACATACTCCGATTCAATTCACAAACGTGTACAAACAAATTCTAAGAGCACGCAGCCAAGGGAAATATGTCAGAGCGAGGAGATTATCACGGCTCATCACATTTTAAGAGCTAATTACTTTGGCTCTCTGGTCTGTTTCGGAGGCTTGGTTTTGAGAGCACGTGAATATATATGGACCTGGAGGAGTAAAAGATTCAATTGCAATATTTTGTGGCTGAGAGAAATTGTGCTCCCTTAAGAACGGACACAGTATGTAGTGAGTCATTCCTGGCAGCGCTGTGCTCGGGGAGTCTACGTCAGAATATTCCTTCCACCCAAATATTGTCAGGCAGAGCGAAGGAATCATTTATAAACGACAGAGCAGAAGCCTTTCTATCAATAAGTCATGTCTTTATATTCATGCCCCTTTCACAACGTCTCGGAAGTGCGTTCATGTTCATTGTCCACCTGCCATCAAGCGAGTTCTCGAGCATTTGGCCAAAACATCAATATTTATGACTGTATGTCAATTCTTTGGGATTTCTATTCTGGGTCTTTTATGCATAAGTCAGAAAAAAGCCTTTATCTCCAATGTAAGCGATTTCCCCCCCACTTGGTCCCTCCatgctgggggaaaaaaataaaaaaatcactgcCCCGTAGCTATCAAACTAAAACAATCTCTCAGTTGTGACTATTCTCTTGCTATGTTTGCCCTTTGTACACTCTTTGGGATGATAAATATCAATTTCCTTCCCCAACATATACCCTCTACATTTGCCTGCTGGCACACaaagtcaaacacacacacacacacacacacacacacacacacacacacaaacagcacgCAGAAGAATAACTCATCCAGCTCCGACCTTGGGGGACTTTATTTTCCCGTGAGAGGGAGAGGAAAGAGTGCCTGCGTGCTGAACTAATCACACTAATCCGAGGGTGTTGTTTGAGCGTGCGCTATTATGCGCATACATGTGGATGGGTTGCTCCCGCCGTAAAAGCGTGTTCCAGCCTGTTCAAAATACTGTACTGCAGAGGTTGCATACAATGGGACGTTGATCTTCTGAATTCCTCCAAAAGGTGTTCGGTGACCTTCCATTTCTTTAAGATCCCATGTTGTAATCCAGCAGTTCTTTCCGCTATTGTGCATATCATAAAGCATTGGCGCAGGGTTGTTGCTAAGCAacagtaaatgaaaaaaaaatatgtttctcAGACATATGCAATCATCGAAGGGTCATGGTTCGAGTCCCGCCGCGGGCAAATTGAAATCTGACTAACTCAAGTCCACAACCCCAATTACTGCCATGATGCCATTGGGCAAGACACCTAATAGTTAATCGAGTTAATTGATGCAGAAAGAATATGAAAAAGATTATTAATAGAGCAGTGTATCAGAAACATACACAGTGAAAGTTTATTATCTGCTCTGGGATCAAAATGAACTTTGGGCTTGCACAATAtttgattatttctttttttattatcaaaATGAATAGTGCTCACTGAAAGATCGACCTTCGTATCATTGCACCGTCTAGCTTATGATAAGACTCTAAATGGTGTCGCAATCAACAGATTTGCAATGCGCTTCTCAGTGATGGCGGTGATGATCAATGATGTCATTGAAGATGGCATCACCGCAACCTTTGTAACAGTGCCTTGCAATGCTAAAATGCATCACAGATCAAAACTACCATCACGCCGCACCGCTGGCCCCGACCGACAACCTGAGTGCAGAAAAAGAAAACGCCGACAGCACGGGCGCGCGCACACGTAAAACGTTCGGGCTGATCCGCTTTGCAAAATGTCCAAAGAAGATAAGAAAAACGTTAATTTTGTCCATCGGGACAAATTCCTGACGGAAATGTTCCTGAAAGCAGAGAAGGCGGTCAAACCGCATACGACGTTCCAGGTCAATCCGTTCAAGAAAACGTACATCCTTCCAGACAAACCCACCAACATGGACCCAACAATAGTGATGGCCAAAGTTAAGCAGAACAATTCGGCGGCTGCGGCCAGAGTCAACAAAGGAACGGACCCGAAGACCAAGATGGAAGATCTGTGGGATCCTGAAGCGGAAGAGGCTCGTCAAATATTGCTCAACAACAAGCGCATGAAAGAAGGCCTGGATGAACAaatgaaagagaagcaaaggCTTAAAGATGATGAGAATCGTCTGAAGAAGGAAGAACAAAAAATGATCAGGTGCCTGGGAGAATTATACGAGCAGGAGCTGTCAGAGTGTGAGCAGAGTATGGTCGAGGCCAAAAAGAGATTATACAAAGAAATACAAGATGATATTGCGGATTTTCGGCAGTTCCAACAAAGAGAGGCGCACAGAGAAAAGATGGAAACCAAACGGATCGCGCAAATACAACTCGACTTACTCCACACTtactggaaaagaaaaatgaccaAGAAAACGTGCCCAAAGGGCGGTCGGAGTAAGAATATGTAACCGGGATGAAGGCGCGACTCTCCGGTGGCTTCCGAGGAGAACGTACAGCAGTTAaattcaaatatatttgttCGACGGCAGTGGCGCGAAGCCGCTTTACCTCAAGAAAAACATAAGATGCGACTGGATGGACTTCAAAAATAAGTCACCCAGCAAAATGGACAAGAGACTTGAATGTGAGCCACTATGTACTTGATGTATTAAATGATTAAGTTTGCATCTTTATATTAGGCTTAGCATATCTTTAACCTTATTTTAGCATAAAGATATGCGCCAGCTTTTCTTGCATTGGTAGCGGACACACAAGTCAATGTTTGTTTATTCTTCCCAGCTGTTTTTGCTAACTACCTTACTAAACTATCTTCTGtctaaaattgcatttttttcccccaccagcTTGTTTGGCTTGACAAACGTCTACTTCAGACATTGTGGTCTTGTCCCTCATCGGgccctgttttattttttcaaacagTTTTGCGCCGGCAATGTCTGCAATCGGGAGTGGTTTGACAACCGCCATTGGAACCTCTTGAATATTTCTGTCGACAGGTGCTGACATGGCTGAATGACTGCGAATGAGCACCAGAATGTGgtgtgagtgttaaataatacagccgcacacaaacatgcagtCAGGGCGGGTGGCTGGGTTGTTCCAACTTGTTGCCTCTCATCCAAGATTGCGAGCCATGAATGGCAAGCTTGCTATTTATTGTTCTTGGAAACTCGAAAAAGACTCGTTTGGAAAGTAGAAATCAGTTTCAAACTCACCGCTCTCGGTGCTCTCAGGGGTCCCTCTTTGGTCATCTAATCGCAGGTCACTGAGCAGATGCTCCAAGATTTTCAGCGGCGTTCCGGACACCACCACATATCTGCAAGACGAAGACCGATAAGAATCCTCCTCGCTGGAACACGAACTCCAACGCCCGTTCCGGTCATTCTCATCTTCATCGATATAACGGAAATGGGGGACGTCGAATGGGCGGGCAACGTCGTCGTCATTTTTGGTGGATTCCTCGTCGTCTTCGCTGTCTTCTTCGTCAAAGTCTTCCTCTGCCTTGGCAAGAGTCGCTTGATTGGAGGTCATCCTCATGACCTAATTTAAATTTGGAGCTCTCCTGTGGGGGAAATTCCTGCTGGCCATGTGCCTTTGTCATCTGCAAGGGTTCCTCTGAGAGCAACACTAGACAATTGGGCGGGAACTGttgctaaacacacacacacccacttaCTAAGATGTTGACAACACTCCCTGACTTGTGCTTTCAGTCACAgacgaaacaaaagaaaattcacTTGAAGCAAACCTACAAAGCTTCACTTAGATAAATATGTCAATGACACATGGAGGGAGGTAAATACACACCTTTTGTCTTCTTCTCTGGACCCGCCCCCCGATGACGTAGGCGAGGGCCGTTCCGATGGCGACGTCAGTGACGATGTCACCCTTTGCAGCACCAAAACGTCCCGTCCTCGCTCCTTCAGACAAACTCGGCCGAACACCTCCTAAAAACAcccgccaaaaaaaacaacaatcataAAATGCTTGTATAGTCTTGCTCAGATTTTGCCTCTCCAATTTATCTTCTGGATCCCTCAGGGGAAACGTTGGATGACACTTGTTTGAAAGATAAAACCGCAACGCGGCTGGCACCAGATGACACCTTCAGCGACGATAAAAGCGAGTACAACAGCATGTGGACAAAAGAGGCATAACAAACAGGTGGAGCGAGCGGATCAAAAGACGTCAGGAGCAGAAGAAGAGATCAAGAAGCATTGTCTCTTCTCCAGCTGCTCTCTGCACATCGGCAGCCCCGAGGGACCTGAGAGACAATTACAATCTGCTCCAAAGTGTCCAATTTCATAGTTACTTGCATTTACAAAAGTTGAGCTCTTGATTTTGCTTTTCACAATCACACCGggtcaaaaaaaaatcaggattaTGTAAGTGGTATGATTATAAATACAAGAGTGGTGGGAATGCGCTGCTACATTGTAAATAAACGAGCAAATTGTTGCTCTATCCGATTAGACGTTTAGACATCCAAGAACAACAGACGCCATCCCAAGAATGGCGaacatgcacacaaaaacacaagatCAAAAGCAAGTGTGCAAAGCTTAAAGTGGTCATGCTGTGTGTATGAATCTCACAAGAAAACACACCCAAATGATTAGAGGGGCGCCAGATAAGAAAACAAATTTAGCCCAAGAGTGTATGGAAGGCAGagaaagtattaaaaaaaaaaaatacacagtaGGAAGTTGAAAGGCTGTGTGTGAGGGGTTATGGCGTGTTATGTAATACGGATTAAAGGAAAGGGAATGGAAAgttgcgcaaaaaaaaaacagtggagaAGAAAAG of the Syngnathus typhle isolate RoL2023-S1 ecotype Sweden linkage group LG20, RoL_Styp_1.0, whole genome shotgun sequence genome contains:
- the rapgef5a gene encoding rap guanine nucleotide exchange factor 5 produces the protein MDDSEPAEDGLLAGLRWNRSARDQAQLKHKIRDLPGLLKHGLHLRKKSQSPDTIPGPSAGPTVNKSCSQSFPCAGRAVRNGFLSHGPYPAKDKIHLARIIRRSYVGVELVQWLCEQCVYVRCRTTAVRVWQVLLELGVLLSVDQRVVFSDSNTYYQFSFEECDSSSCEFRANEGDWPEAVRLLLQLAPYVQFRSGDGPSSPSEEDSEGNRDVCSEILQMRALERLTSTVQNELAAALARKTRKALSEQDSDMPETSQQDVHSPSAESSPLGGVCALRGGGGGSNGGGSVCGREELTSRLGLEAVQRLAKDGCRLLQNHNYRLPDRNQTEVFGRVCLKERGRDVLVLQRVTSSLTSPSERPSPTSSGGGSREEDKRYVVVSGTPLKILEHLLSDLRLDDQRGTPESTESEMLLDDFLLTYLVFMSTSDLCQALLGHYSSARSRGQEECKDTLFRKRKVLQLVSHWSRLYKDFLKEEEHVRGFMKTLYRCVLEDLYEFPTLEKDLKEFQKLLRRRHTVDDCPPNQKSKQMHQQLSLKENCLQLRSSQCEIREVICCVYVSTDSYLSVHTHPSLEAHELLRIVRLKMDRSEEDMVLAVVSHTGERRMLQPSDCVYSESLTPQGKLVVCRRDLAEILPSLTDSAELSRRPVRLLGINTWDVAAALTHLDWTLFKSIHEQELVYYTLRRVPGGGHTAALSVLLQRCNEVQQWVMSEVLMCTSLNKRVQLLKKFIKIAAHCKAQRNLNSAFAIIMGLNTAAVSRLNQTWEKCPGKFKKLFAELELITDPSLNHKAYREAFKRMKPPKIPFMPLLLKDITFIHEGNKTFHDNLVNFEKLHMIADTVRMIRHCQSEQTGNEVIGVDSAELRASVHYLHIIDNQQTLFELSHKLEPRA